In Saccharomonospora marina XMU15, one genomic interval encodes:
- a CDS encoding VWA domain-containing protein — MSTHVAAPTAAPTAMFPAAPGWLTLSAAFGDEAPAIADRDDLVVTVAPGAGHGAPACFFPDLATIEVDGAHLDSGVDPATVAPHRVGDRKRYRTAWGLLTHECAHAKHSVWRTPDNAPPGAAAAAELLEESRIEAAHLRRRPGDRYWLRASATNLILADMQANNPATAPKMTTHDAARSAALLLARVDGGVLNRRETAVVTRVVTQILDADTLDTLREIWREAHRTADDNADAMIDLGRRWCEALGTDPNQPPPKPGIPGNGQSTNGTPSPLAQAVASAARAVSRAVATDPAPTDPVTQALEAAADENEARQDAHRNARAVFNRSGKPPAFGTTTRGTRAPRTSERTAARQLARALNTAGVRDRTVAKTRSATPPGRLRMRGAMTADAQRAAGTVPTAEPFTRTTRATVPAPPLRIGIACDVSGSMSAFAKPVASAAWILADAAHHTAVPTTTASVIFGYHVRPITHPGNAPPRVTEFDAGDGEHRIDTAISALDGALDLSRPDAARLLVIISDGCFESITKTPAQKMLDRLRANGCAVLWLQPDEPSNEPMDGATVHTLTDPTTTARAIGQAATAALRATR, encoded by the coding sequence ATGAGCACTCACGTAGCCGCCCCCACCGCCGCACCCACGGCCATGTTTCCCGCCGCACCCGGATGGCTCACCCTGTCGGCCGCATTCGGCGACGAGGCCCCCGCCATCGCCGACCGTGACGACCTCGTGGTGACCGTCGCACCCGGGGCTGGACACGGCGCCCCCGCGTGCTTCTTCCCCGATCTGGCCACCATCGAGGTCGACGGTGCACACCTGGACAGCGGGGTCGACCCCGCCACCGTCGCCCCACACCGCGTCGGAGACCGCAAGCGCTACCGAACCGCGTGGGGACTACTGACCCACGAATGCGCCCACGCCAAACACTCCGTGTGGCGAACACCCGACAACGCACCACCCGGGGCAGCGGCGGCGGCCGAACTCCTGGAGGAGTCCCGCATCGAAGCCGCGCACCTTCGCCGCCGCCCGGGTGACCGGTACTGGCTGCGCGCCAGCGCCACCAACCTCATCCTCGCCGACATGCAGGCCAACAACCCCGCTACCGCGCCCAAGATGACGACCCACGACGCCGCCCGAAGCGCCGCGCTGCTGCTGGCACGGGTGGACGGCGGCGTCCTCAACCGCCGCGAAACCGCCGTCGTTACCCGCGTGGTCACCCAGATACTGGACGCCGACACCCTCGACACCCTGCGCGAGATCTGGCGCGAAGCACACCGCACCGCCGACGACAACGCCGACGCGATGATCGACCTCGGCCGCCGCTGGTGTGAGGCGTTAGGAACCGACCCCAACCAACCACCTCCCAAGCCCGGGATTCCCGGCAACGGGCAAAGCACGAACGGCACCCCCTCGCCACTGGCGCAGGCCGTCGCCAGCGCGGCACGGGCGGTCAGCCGCGCGGTAGCAACCGACCCCGCACCCACCGACCCCGTGACGCAAGCGCTGGAAGCCGCCGCCGACGAGAACGAGGCACGGCAGGACGCGCACCGCAACGCGCGAGCCGTATTCAACCGCTCCGGCAAACCACCCGCCTTCGGCACCACCACCCGTGGCACCCGGGCACCGCGCACGTCCGAACGTACCGCCGCCCGCCAACTCGCACGGGCACTGAACACCGCCGGGGTTCGTGACCGCACGGTCGCCAAGACCAGATCGGCCACGCCCCCAGGGCGGTTGCGCATGCGCGGAGCCATGACCGCCGACGCGCAACGGGCGGCGGGCACAGTCCCCACCGCCGAACCGTTCACCCGCACCACCCGCGCCACCGTGCCCGCACCACCGCTACGCATCGGGATCGCATGCGACGTATCGGGGTCCATGAGCGCCTTCGCGAAACCGGTCGCCTCGGCAGCCTGGATTCTGGCCGACGCCGCCCACCACACCGCCGTACCCACCACCACGGCGAGCGTGATCTTCGGCTACCACGTACGCCCGATCACTCACCCCGGCAACGCCCCGCCCCGCGTGACCGAGTTCGACGCAGGCGACGGCGAGCACCGCATCGACACCGCGATCAGCGCGCTCGACGGCGCGCTCGACCTGTCCCGCCCCGACGCCGCCCGCCTACTGGTGATCATCTCCGACGGGTGCTTCGAGAGCATCACCAAGACCCCGGCGCAGAAGATGCTCGACCGATTGCGCGCCAACGGG
- a CDS encoding AAA family ATPase has product MTTPGTTSTTGTVTAAPRATTRLRNGELRRMVAEQLANDPTTAFTPGTIANKLGGRSSGAVGNALATLEARGEAEKVGTTPVTYRATGKTADAAKTATVTPRTTTAPAPAAPATTPTTQAVVTAPIRRPNGQMYHPRKLSSLSDVTALRRLRDANVPALLYGPPGTGKTSVVEAAFDDLVTVQGDSDTVTDDFVGSYTQTPDGRYEFTYGPLVTAMREGRALFIDDATLIPPTVLAVVYPAMDGRRQIVIKTHKNEVVDAAPGFYVVAGHNPGVHGAVLTDALSSRFAAQIHVSTDYDLATQLKIDPKAVRVARNLAARQDKGEIGWAPQLRELIAFNRIADVLGTGAAAGNLIGIAPEEDHEVVAEAVRNVFGTNVAPLSLGPQF; this is encoded by the coding sequence ATGACCACGCCAGGCACGACTTCGACCACGGGCACCGTGACCGCCGCCCCGCGTGCGACAACCCGACTGCGCAACGGCGAACTCCGGCGCATGGTGGCCGAGCAACTCGCCAACGACCCCACCACCGCGTTCACCCCCGGCACCATCGCGAACAAACTCGGCGGAAGATCATCCGGCGCTGTGGGTAATGCGCTGGCGACGTTGGAAGCGCGAGGGGAAGCCGAAAAGGTCGGCACCACCCCGGTCACCTACCGCGCGACCGGTAAAACCGCCGACGCCGCGAAAACCGCCACCGTCACCCCGCGCACCACCACCGCCCCGGCACCGGCGGCACCCGCCACGACGCCCACTACGCAGGCGGTGGTCACCGCACCGATACGCCGCCCGAACGGGCAGATGTACCACCCACGCAAACTGTCCAGCCTGTCGGACGTGACCGCGCTGCGGCGACTGCGTGACGCCAACGTGCCCGCGCTGCTGTACGGCCCACCCGGAACCGGGAAAACCTCAGTGGTGGAGGCAGCCTTCGACGATCTGGTGACCGTGCAAGGCGACAGCGACACCGTGACCGACGACTTCGTCGGGTCCTACACCCAAACCCCGGACGGGCGCTACGAATTCACCTACGGTCCACTGGTGACGGCGATGCGCGAGGGCCGCGCACTGTTCATCGACGACGCCACCCTCATACCGCCGACCGTGCTCGCGGTGGTGTACCCCGCGATGGACGGACGCCGCCAGATCGTCATCAAAACCCACAAAAACGAGGTGGTCGACGCCGCACCGGGGTTCTACGTCGTGGCCGGACACAACCCCGGGGTTCACGGCGCGGTGCTCACCGACGCACTGTCGTCACGGTTCGCCGCGCAGATTCACGTGTCCACCGACTACGACCTGGCCACCCAACTGAAGATCGACCCGAAAGCGGTTCGGGTAGCGCGGAACCTGGCCGCACGGCAAGACAAGGGCGAGATCGGGTGGGCACCGCAGCTGCGTGAGCTGATCGCGTTCAACCGGATCGCCGACGTACTGGGCACCGGCGCCGCAGCCGGGAACCTGATCGGCATCGCACCCGAGGAAGACCACGAAGTGGTCGCCGAAGCGGTGCGCAACGTGTTCGGCACCAACGTCGCCCCACTGTCGCTGGGCCCCCAGTTCTAG
- a CDS encoding BTAD domain-containing putative transcriptional regulator → MTPGRVWIVRTARLAGRVVRALGAATLLAALVAGLPTALIHGVGWPLPGHLPGLEEIAAVLLAPMSSSFLLDTLACLAWLLWLVFVRDVAACVLDVIRKARWPDPRGQGGPVRRVAAVLIGALLVAVLGRTAIAALANLPGPARPVGHTSVVADAPAGMTPAAGGHTSIEPPHSPVEPGVERVRPPRHGVHDSLWRIAQRRLGDGDRWPQIWDLNQGSTQPGGRVMTNPNLIHPGDLIRLPASGPPRAPAPPPGPTTPTPPSSHPAPSAPPSEPTAPAPATTPTADHAATEPAAGAVTWGSGEVFVSLGLAAAVSALLLRARRRHHARYRPGSGRRDDDLPTTPVVYQLRLAHLHAQHHNDDPEPDTQTDHTPGEPAAREHPHDPVQSTLAARTHPVPADPPSAGTQPSAPVVDIALDTSTHHADNATTNTAAGGTAVVALDLARVHGLGLLGPGGHAAARALLLTLLTTAVSAGEPVPSVLVPAGDLARLLGVPVPTTHLPDTLTVVADLETALATLDPHTPVPQQPTVLVASPPHEPHQQARLQQLLDNGAQHGLTALLLGQWRPGVTAYVTAGGRITATNPGLGEPLRGTRAFTLPETATGELLSFLRTTQPPVHHRTANHDAAPDTAQPSNAESGPDRLEITTNPPAPTPPAADADEHTHEPPPPVAADTNAVTPVPLVLTVFGAPALRWRPNPTQPDDALQDLSPALSNRLLELLVFLAVHPSGVSRHRIIDALWPEQPPRNPASVLRTILSRIRRALDTATGGAVRELVLAEHGHYQLDPAVIEVDYWNFAAAVTRRRATTTPEQRTHACQAIVARYGGPIANGLDAEWLTTARETTRRDALDAVAALARAQVETNPADTLDLLETARGFDPHNELLYRDIMRLQHVLGHHHAISRTLTLLQTHLAEIDTTPTTDTINLAQHLRARHTGISVEASTQSPAT, encoded by the coding sequence ATGACGCCTGGTCGGGTGTGGATCGTGCGCACCGCGCGGCTGGCGGGCCGGGTGGTGCGCGCCCTGGGCGCGGCCACGCTGCTGGCCGCGCTGGTGGCCGGGCTTCCCACGGCGCTGATCCACGGTGTGGGATGGCCCTTGCCGGGCCATCTGCCCGGCCTGGAGGAGATCGCTGCCGTGCTGCTGGCACCGATGTCGAGCAGCTTCCTGCTCGACACGCTGGCTTGCCTGGCCTGGCTGCTGTGGCTGGTGTTCGTCCGCGACGTCGCCGCCTGCGTACTCGATGTCATCCGAAAAGCGCGGTGGCCGGACCCGCGAGGCCAGGGCGGGCCGGTGCGGCGGGTCGCGGCCGTGCTCATCGGTGCCCTGCTGGTCGCCGTGCTGGGCCGCACCGCCATCGCCGCACTCGCCAACCTGCCGGGGCCGGCCCGGCCTGTCGGGCACACCTCGGTCGTGGCGGACGCCCCCGCCGGTATGACTCCCGCCGCGGGCGGGCACACCAGCATCGAGCCGCCCCACTCGCCGGTCGAGCCCGGCGTCGAGCGGGTCCGCCCACCACGGCACGGGGTGCACGACTCGCTGTGGCGGATCGCGCAGCGCCGCCTGGGCGATGGCGACCGGTGGCCGCAGATCTGGGACCTCAACCAGGGCAGCACACAACCCGGCGGGCGGGTCATGACCAACCCGAACCTGATCCACCCCGGCGACCTCATCCGCCTCCCTGCCAGCGGCCCGCCCCGCGCACCCGCACCACCACCAGGGCCCACCACGCCCACGCCACCCAGCAGCCACCCCGCGCCCTCCGCGCCGCCTTCGGAGCCGACCGCACCGGCGCCTGCCACCACGCCCACGGCCGATCACGCCGCAACCGAACCCGCGGCGGGGGCGGTGACCTGGGGCAGCGGCGAGGTATTCGTCAGCCTTGGCCTGGCCGCGGCCGTCAGCGCGCTGCTGCTACGCGCACGGCGCCGCCATCACGCCCGCTACCGACCCGGCAGCGGGCGACGCGACGACGACCTGCCGACCACACCCGTGGTGTATCAGCTTCGGCTGGCCCACCTGCACGCCCAGCACCACAACGACGACCCCGAACCGGACACCCAAACCGACCACACACCCGGCGAACCGGCCGCGCGCGAACACCCCCACGACCCCGTCCAGTCCACGCTGGCTGCCCGCACCCACCCAGTGCCCGCCGACCCCCCGAGCGCCGGGACGCAACCGTCGGCGCCGGTGGTGGATATCGCCCTGGACACCAGCACCCACCACGCCGACAACGCCACAACCAACACCGCCGCGGGCGGGACAGCGGTGGTCGCGCTGGACCTGGCCCGCGTCCACGGCCTCGGCCTGCTCGGCCCAGGCGGCCACGCCGCAGCCCGCGCCCTGCTGCTGACCCTCCTCACCACAGCGGTGTCCGCAGGCGAGCCGGTGCCGTCGGTGCTGGTGCCTGCCGGCGACCTCGCCCGTCTACTCGGTGTGCCGGTGCCCACCACACACCTACCCGACACCCTCACCGTCGTGGCTGACCTGGAAACGGCACTGGCCACACTGGACCCCCACACCCCCGTACCGCAACAGCCGACCGTTCTGGTCGCCTCGCCTCCCCACGAACCACACCAGCAGGCGCGGCTACAGCAACTACTCGACAACGGCGCCCAGCACGGCCTCACCGCGCTGCTGCTGGGCCAGTGGCGTCCCGGAGTGACCGCCTACGTCACCGCCGGCGGCCGCATCACCGCCACCAACCCCGGCCTCGGCGAGCCACTACGCGGCACCCGGGCCTTCACCCTGCCCGAGACCGCCACCGGCGAGCTGCTGTCCTTCCTGCGCACCACCCAACCCCCGGTCCACCACCGGACCGCGAACCATGACGCCGCACCCGACACGGCCCAACCCAGCAACGCGGAAAGCGGCCCCGATCGCCTGGAGATCACCACCAACCCACCAGCGCCGACACCACCCGCCGCTGACGCTGATGAACACACCCACGAACCACCCCCACCGGTGGCGGCGGACACGAACGCGGTGACACCGGTACCGCTGGTGCTCACCGTGTTCGGTGCCCCGGCCCTGCGCTGGCGCCCCAACCCCACACAACCCGACGACGCGCTGCAGGACCTGTCCCCGGCCTTGAGTAACCGCCTTCTGGAACTGCTCGTGTTCCTGGCCGTCCACCCCAGCGGGGTCTCCCGACACCGCATCATCGACGCCCTGTGGCCCGAACAGCCGCCCCGCAACCCCGCCAGCGTGCTGCGGACCATCCTGTCCCGCATCCGCCGCGCCCTCGACACCGCCACCGGCGGCGCCGTCCGCGAACTCGTCCTGGCCGAACACGGCCACTACCAACTCGACCCGGCCGTCATCGAGGTCGACTACTGGAACTTCGCCGCCGCGGTCACCCGCCGCCGCGCCACCACCACACCCGAACAACGCACCCACGCGTGCCAAGCCATCGTCGCGCGATACGGCGGCCCCATAGCCAACGGCCTGGACGCAGAATGGCTCACCACCGCCCGAGAAACCACCCGCCGCGACGCCCTCGACGCGGTCGCCGCACTCGCCCGCGCCCAAGTGGAAACCAACCCCGCCGACACACTCGACCTGCTCGAAACCGCACGAGGCTTCGACCCACACAACGAACTGCTCTACCGCGACATCATGCGCCTACAACACGTCCTCGGCCACCACCACGCCATCTCCCGCACCCTCACCCTCCTACAAACCCACCTCGCCGAAATCGACACCACCCCCACCACCGACACCATCAACCTCGCCCAACACCTCCGCGCCCGACACACCGGCATTTCTGTCGAGGCTTCAACTCAGTCCCCAGCGACCTGA
- a CDS encoding pilus assembly protein TadG-related protein → MTREGTDHEWGLWWRADAGRVSAFVLALLLGLLALAGLGLDGGLALAGKVRASGQAESAARAGAQALDLAAYRATGTVRLDPARARNLARRYLADIGATGTVQVAGDTVAVEVTAIYRPQLLSLIGVTDIHTHGRGAAHPQHGVTGIEP, encoded by the coding sequence ATGACCCGAGAAGGAACAGACCACGAGTGGGGCCTGTGGTGGCGAGCCGACGCAGGGCGGGTGAGCGCCTTCGTCCTGGCCTTGTTGCTCGGGCTGCTCGCCCTGGCCGGGCTGGGCTTGGACGGTGGCCTCGCCCTGGCCGGCAAGGTCCGTGCCAGTGGGCAGGCCGAGTCCGCGGCACGCGCTGGTGCCCAAGCCCTCGACCTCGCCGCCTACCGCGCCACCGGCACGGTTCGACTCGATCCAGCGCGGGCGCGGAACCTGGCGCGGCGGTATCTGGCCGACATCGGCGCTACCGGCACGGTCCAGGTGGCAGGGGACACGGTGGCGGTCGAGGTCACCGCCATCTACCGACCCCAGCTGCTGTCACTGATCGGCGTCACCGACATCCACACCCACGGACGCGGCGCCGCCCACCCCCAGCACGGCGTCACCGGCATCGAACCCTGA
- a CDS encoding TadE/TadG family type IV pilus assembly protein — translation MTRPAPTAALSRWRRWWAAERGSVTAEAVLVTPLLVMLLVFLAVVVHRGVDARLRLEDAAHQAARAASLQRGTPAATTAARERASTALAHAGLVCRDLTTTLSGTPAPANPVTVSVRCTVDFGQALLLGVPGARTLEATASEVVDTYRSHRAPAATP, via the coding sequence ATGACCCGGCCCGCGCCGACAGCGGCCCTGTCGCGGTGGCGTCGATGGTGGGCGGCAGAGCGCGGTTCGGTGACCGCCGAGGCCGTGCTGGTGACCCCGCTGCTGGTGATGCTGCTGGTTTTCCTGGCCGTGGTGGTGCACCGCGGCGTCGACGCCCGGCTGCGGCTTGAGGACGCCGCGCACCAGGCCGCCCGCGCCGCCAGCCTGCAACGCGGCACCCCTGCCGCCACCACCGCCGCCCGCGAGCGCGCCAGCACCGCGCTCGCCCACGCCGGGCTGGTGTGCCGCGACCTCACCACCACGCTGTCCGGCACACCGGCCCCCGCCAACCCGGTGACCGTCAGCGTGCGCTGCACCGTCGACTTCGGCCAAGCCCTGCTGCTCGGCGTACCCGGAGCGCGAACGCTGGAGGCGACCGCCAGCGAGGTCGTCGACACCTACCGATCCCACCGCGCCCCTGCAGCCACGCCATGA
- a CDS encoding TadE/TadG family type IV pilus assembly protein yields MRALADRVRGALRGDRGEVTVELVIATPLLLLALLTIIQFAVWSHATHVAQAAASQALAAARTHNGTTRSGQVAGQRLLDELAAGPLRDPQLAVSRDASSVAVSVHGEATPVLPGVRLHVHAEASGEVERFVPDTAP; encoded by the coding sequence TTGCGCGCGCTGGCCGACCGGGTCCGTGGCGCGCTGCGCGGAGACCGGGGCGAAGTCACCGTCGAGCTGGTCATCGCCACACCGCTGCTGTTGCTGGCCTTGCTGACGATCATCCAGTTCGCCGTGTGGTCACACGCCACGCATGTCGCCCAGGCCGCCGCCTCCCAGGCGCTGGCCGCGGCACGAACCCACAACGGCACCACCCGGTCCGGGCAGGTGGCCGGGCAGCGACTGCTCGACGAACTGGCCGCCGGACCTCTGCGTGATCCCCAGCTCGCCGTGTCCCGCGACGCCTCCTCGGTGGCGGTGAGCGTCCACGGCGAGGCCACCCCGGTGCTGCCCGGCGTGCGCTTGCACGTGCACGCCGAAGCCTCCGGCGAGGTCGAACGCTTCGTGCCCGATACCGCGCCCTGA
- a CDS encoding TniQ family protein encodes MPGEPFGLWWHTYAVRLDVTRTTLAHAAGIPAGAQPGPEHAPGIACLAGLSVSEVTAMFAATRPCPPEHVLRVWTPQPASRFCPDCLGEGTCWQPAWAIPLTFHCLRHNAPLAERCPACWQPQLQRIAPGGVGTNRLSCSSCGHNLTTGHARPLDTCGGDAAGTQRLLATLLTRTRDPALTGQDRERAADDLTDLTLIALHLSQDQVSKRGGFTRQLPAAAALIEATTLLATPRGTRDPVPELVTRCCQGPRSRAIPFSWQTASPALITRIARGRDMTLTPIERIRYATTLPEPAPRPRQATDPALTRAARLPDQLWPAWAIRLADDDNVDGPVFRSAMIAALLLPHSQLQLNELTSLLPHQPRTKQVGHQLRRLGTTSGDSRALRILTELGLALDHHDIPIDYARRRRLVGNTELIDKPTWDRYCHDAGLHVGRQRRLDLARRYLYELLTGGNLATAPQPYRLDNGAPRIDHIEFCASMPVRLVTTLAAHAEQLLHAAGITAEPLSWQPPTGWVSVTRWPGADPDRTDPRPIHDALRAQWGATSHNHWAPTQVVAESLGISSHHLRHVLRRHPIAEAPYPRHRAGAIIPMPANDRETGYRAEPGRTDPQRIFLVDLSWLREQYTTWNRSITHIATEIGCRPATLRAFAETHHIPRRPRGGSRDHIATGTIIGHPANLPGLLRKALRGQQAHHRIERFLLMTECSSLTQLALARRIHQSSLTTGLKVLERNCGGPLFHRRPHPQPLGLLTPLGEQLCRQARDYLARSTRPRHEVTTTIHGRSHINAPIATATTSK; translated from the coding sequence TTGCCCGGCGAACCCTTCGGCTTGTGGTGGCACACCTACGCCGTCCGCCTGGATGTCACCCGCACCACGCTCGCCCACGCTGCGGGCATCCCCGCCGGCGCCCAGCCCGGCCCGGAACACGCGCCCGGCATTGCTTGCCTGGCTGGGTTGTCCGTCAGCGAGGTGACCGCGATGTTCGCTGCCACCAGGCCCTGCCCGCCCGAGCACGTCCTGCGAGTCTGGACACCCCAGCCCGCCAGCCGCTTTTGCCCCGACTGCCTGGGCGAGGGCACGTGCTGGCAACCGGCTTGGGCGATCCCGCTGACGTTTCATTGCCTGCGGCACAACGCCCCGCTGGCAGAGCGGTGCCCTGCCTGCTGGCAACCCCAACTCCAGCGGATCGCGCCGGGCGGCGTTGGCACGAATCGGTTGTCCTGCTCCTCCTGCGGCCACAACCTCACCACCGGCCACGCCCGGCCCCTCGATACGTGCGGTGGGGACGCGGCTGGCACGCAGCGCCTCCTCGCAACGTTGCTGACCCGCACCCGAGATCCCGCCCTCACCGGCCAGGACCGGGAGCGGGCGGCCGATGATCTGACCGACCTGACGCTGATCGCCTTGCACCTGAGTCAAGACCAGGTCAGCAAGCGGGGCGGCTTCACCCGCCAGCTACCCGCCGCCGCGGCGCTCATCGAGGCCACCACGCTGCTGGCCACACCCCGGGGAACCCGGGATCCCGTGCCTGAGCTGGTCACCCGTTGCTGTCAGGGGCCACGTTCCCGTGCTATCCCGTTTTCCTGGCAGACGGCCAGCCCCGCACTGATCACCCGGATCGCTCGGGGACGCGACATGACGCTGACACCCATCGAGCGGATCCGCTACGCCACAACACTTCCCGAACCGGCGCCACGTCCGCGCCAGGCCACTGATCCCGCGCTGACACGGGCAGCGCGGCTACCCGACCAGCTCTGGCCCGCCTGGGCGATCCGGCTCGCCGACGATGACAACGTCGACGGCCCCGTGTTCCGCTCGGCCATGATCGCCGCGCTGCTGCTACCGCACAGCCAGCTGCAGCTCAACGAGCTCACCTCATTGCTGCCGCACCAGCCTCGCACCAAGCAGGTCGGACACCAACTTCGCCGTCTCGGCACCACCTCCGGCGACTCCAGGGCGTTGCGGATTCTGACCGAACTCGGCCTCGCACTCGACCACCACGACATCCCAATCGACTACGCGCGCCGCCGCCGGCTCGTCGGCAACACCGAACTCATCGACAAACCGACCTGGGACCGGTATTGCCACGACGCGGGCCTGCACGTCGGCCGACAGCGACGGCTCGACCTCGCCCGCCGCTACCTCTACGAACTACTCACCGGCGGCAACCTCGCCACCGCTCCCCAGCCCTACCGGCTCGACAACGGCGCCCCTCGCATCGACCACATCGAATTCTGCGCCAGCATGCCCGTCCGACTCGTCACCACCTTGGCCGCGCACGCTGAGCAACTCCTGCACGCTGCGGGGATCACCGCCGAACCGCTGTCCTGGCAGCCGCCGACCGGCTGGGTCTCTGTTACCCGATGGCCCGGGGCCGACCCAGACCGCACCGATCCCCGCCCCATTCATGACGCGCTCCGGGCGCAATGGGGCGCCACCTCCCACAACCACTGGGCCCCCACCCAGGTCGTCGCGGAGTCGCTCGGGATCTCCAGTCACCACCTGCGGCACGTGCTGCGCCGCCACCCGATCGCCGAAGCCCCCTACCCGCGGCACCGTGCTGGCGCCATCATCCCCATGCCCGCCAACGACCGCGAGACGGGCTATCGAGCCGAGCCCGGCCGCACCGATCCTCAGCGGATCTTCCTCGTCGACCTGAGCTGGCTGCGCGAGCAATACACCACCTGGAACCGCTCAATTACCCATATCGCCACCGAGATCGGCTGCCGACCAGCGACCCTGCGGGCATTCGCCGAAACCCACCACATTCCGCGCCGACCACGCGGCGGGAGCCGCGACCACATCGCCACAGGAACCATTATCGGCCACCCGGCCAACCTTCCCGGCCTCCTCCGCAAAGCCCTGCGAGGCCAGCAAGCACACCACCGGATCGAACGGTTCCTCCTCATGACCGAATGCTCCAGCCTCACCCAGCTCGCCCTCGCCCGCCGCATTCACCAAAGCAGCCTCACCACCGGGCTCAAAGTCCTCGAACGCAACTGCGGCGGCCCCCTGTTCCACCGACGACCGCACCCACAGCCCCTCGGACTGCTCACACCACTGGGAGAACAACTATGCCGACAAGCCCGCGACTACCTCGCCCGCTCTACCCGCCCCAGGCACGAAGTCACAACGACGATCCACGGAAGGAGCCACATCAATGCGCCGATTGCCACCGCAACGACAAGCAAATGA
- a CDS encoding ATP-binding protein produces MSRDQIEAATVDERDWNPSTKNGWFALADAPVRARPPALSAVQIAALPGPQRRRYNEARALWHANLGPIRTPQIGTVFGELEQICGSNRQDGDKVKPAAVLEALPGLGKTTAAIAFGKAFHHNQIDLYGPDVAVGDGRWQRTPVVYLGLTSNTTMRSLNAMLCRFFGLPAAARGTADLLAHRAAECVAQCKTRLIIVDDVHFLDINRRDGREVANHFKWLANTFPVTFLFVGVGLRARGLLDEGFAGADAALSQTARRWTVLTLHPFEIRTATGRRTWRQLLLGIERDLVLANTRRGMIATDLADYLFARSTGHFASLMSLIGRGCFKAITTGAEALSLDLLDAVRIDEAAETARGELHAALRTGLMTSRTKPRPATPRTGQEGAA; encoded by the coding sequence ATGAGCCGCGACCAGATCGAGGCGGCGACCGTCGACGAGCGGGATTGGAACCCGTCGACCAAGAACGGCTGGTTCGCCCTGGCCGACGCGCCGGTCCGCGCTCGTCCACCGGCGTTGTCGGCCGTGCAGATCGCGGCGTTGCCGGGCCCGCAACGGCGACGCTACAACGAGGCCCGTGCACTCTGGCACGCCAACCTCGGGCCGATTCGCACTCCGCAGATCGGCACGGTCTTCGGCGAGCTGGAGCAGATCTGCGGGAGTAACCGGCAAGACGGCGACAAGGTCAAGCCCGCCGCCGTGCTGGAGGCGCTGCCGGGCCTGGGCAAGACCACCGCCGCGATCGCGTTCGGCAAAGCGTTCCACCACAACCAGATCGATCTCTACGGCCCCGATGTCGCGGTCGGCGACGGCCGTTGGCAGCGGACGCCGGTGGTCTATCTCGGACTGACCTCCAACACCACGATGCGCAGTCTGAACGCGATGCTCTGCCGGTTCTTCGGCTTGCCCGCCGCCGCTCGTGGCACCGCCGATCTGCTCGCGCACCGCGCCGCCGAATGCGTCGCCCAGTGCAAGACCCGGCTGATCATCGTCGACGACGTGCACTTCCTCGATATCAACCGGCGCGACGGCCGGGAGGTGGCCAACCACTTCAAGTGGCTGGCCAACACCTTCCCCGTCACCTTCCTGTTCGTCGGCGTGGGCCTGCGCGCCCGCGGGCTGCTCGACGAGGGATTCGCCGGCGCCGATGCCGCGCTTTCCCAGACCGCCCGCCGCTGGACCGTGCTCACCCTGCACCCGTTCGAGATCCGCACCGCGACCGGGCGCCGCACCTGGCGGCAACTGCTGCTCGGCATCGAGCGTGACCTCGTGCTCGCCAACACCCGTCGCGGCATGATCGCCACCGACCTGGCCGACTACCTCTTCGCGCGCAGCACAGGCCATTTCGCCTCGCTGATGTCCCTGATCGGCCGAGGCTGCTTCAAGGCCATCACGACCGGCGCCGAGGCCCTGTCGCTCGACCTACTCGATGCGGTGCGTATCGACGAGGCCGCCGAAACCGCCCGCGGTGAACTCCACGCCGCACTCCGCACCGGGTTAATGACCAGCCGGACGAAACCTCGCCCGGCGACACCACGCACTGGTCAGGAGGGAGCAGCATGA